One Bradyrhizobium zhanjiangense DNA segment encodes these proteins:
- a CDS encoding RidA family protein has product MSRRLISTGSPFEKTAGYSRAVIDGEFAFVAGTTGYDYTTMTMPADVTSQSRNCFKTIEAALKEGGFEMADIVRVTYYLTDVKDADAHFAVCGEVLGDIRPAATLLVVSALYKPEMKVEIEVTAKRRSV; this is encoded by the coding sequence ATGTCCCGTCGCCTGATTTCCACTGGCTCCCCGTTCGAGAAGACCGCCGGCTACAGCCGCGCCGTGATCGACGGCGAGTTCGCCTTCGTCGCGGGAACCACGGGCTATGACTACACCACCATGACAATGCCGGCCGATGTCACGAGCCAGTCACGCAACTGCTTCAAGACCATCGAAGCCGCCCTGAAGGAGGGCGGCTTCGAGATGGCCGACATCGTCCGCGTGACCTACTACCTCACCGACGTCAAAGATGCCGACGCGCATTTCGCTGTCTGCGGCGAAGTCCTCGGCGACATCCGCCCGGCTGCAACGCTTCTCGTCGTCTCGGCGCTCTACAAGCCCGAGATGAAGGTCGAGATCGAAGTCACCGCCAAGCGGCGTAGCGTCTGA
- a CDS encoding GNAT family N-acetyltransferase, producing MTAPRKPQIALTSKAAPFAIRSERAGDVAMREALLDACFGENRHGRTCQRLRDGRAPAAGLALSAVREGQLVGTVRLWHVSAGGRPALVLGPLAVDPASRELGIGAALMHQALAAARARGHAAVILLGDAPYYARFGFSADKTGALSLPGPFERDRLLAIEFAEGALDRAEGMIVPTGAALSKRRAVRALQAHAA from the coding sequence ATGACTGCTCCTCGGAAGCCACAGATCGCCCTCACCTCGAAAGCCGCTCCGTTTGCGATCCGCAGCGAGCGCGCTGGCGACGTCGCGATGCGTGAAGCGCTGCTCGATGCCTGCTTTGGCGAGAACCGCCATGGCCGGACCTGCCAGCGTCTGCGCGACGGACGCGCGCCTGCCGCAGGCCTTGCCCTGTCGGCCGTGCGCGAGGGACAGCTCGTGGGAACCGTGCGGCTGTGGCACGTCAGCGCCGGAGGCAGGCCCGCTCTGGTTCTCGGACCGCTGGCGGTCGACCCTGCCAGCCGCGAGCTCGGGATCGGCGCCGCGCTGATGCATCAAGCGCTGGCCGCCGCCCGGGCGCGCGGGCATGCTGCGGTGATCCTGCTCGGCGATGCCCCCTATTACGCCCGCTTCGGCTTCTCGGCCGACAAGACCGGTGCGCTGTCGCTGCCCGGCCCATTCGAGCGCGACCGGCTGCTGGCGATCGAGTTCGCGGAAGGCGCGCTCGACCGCGCCGAAGGGATGATCGTTCCGACCGGAGCGGCTCTGTCCAAACGGAGGGCGGTTCGCGCTCTCCAGGCGCACGCGGCCTAA
- a CDS encoding type III PLP-dependent enzyme, with the protein MTERIQEFLRNRRKDGLDTEPCLVVDLEVVRDNYQSFAKALPDSRVFYAVKANPAPEVLALLASMGSCFDTATVAEIEMALAAGAAPDRISFGNTIKKERDIARAFALGIRLFAVDCAAEVEKVARAAPGAKVFCRILYDCAGAEWPLSRKFGCDPEMAVEVLDLAKRLRLEPYGISFHVGSQQRKVKAWDRALAMASQVFRDCAERGINLSMVNMGGGFPTKYLKDVPPVVTYGRSIFRALRKHFGNQIPETIIEPGRGMVGNAGIIESEVVLISKKSDEDEVRWVYLDIGKFGGLAETMDESIRYAIRTCHDGADMTPCVLAGPTCDSADVLYEKTPYPLPVTLEIGDKVLIEGTGAYTSTYSSVAFNGIPPLKTYHI; encoded by the coding sequence ATGACCGAACGTATCCAGGAATTCCTGCGCAATCGCCGCAAGGATGGCCTCGACACCGAGCCGTGCCTCGTCGTCGACCTCGAGGTCGTGCGCGACAATTACCAGAGCTTCGCCAAGGCGCTGCCCGACAGCCGCGTGTTCTACGCCGTCAAGGCGAACCCGGCGCCGGAAGTGCTGGCCCTGCTCGCCTCCATGGGCTCCTGCTTCGACACCGCGACGGTCGCCGAGATCGAGATGGCGCTGGCCGCGGGTGCGGCGCCGGATCGCATCTCCTTCGGCAACACGATCAAGAAGGAGCGCGACATCGCGCGCGCCTTCGCGCTCGGCATTCGGCTGTTCGCCGTGGACTGCGCCGCCGAGGTCGAGAAGGTCGCCCGTGCCGCCCCCGGCGCAAAGGTGTTTTGCCGCATCCTCTATGACTGCGCCGGCGCCGAATGGCCGCTGTCGCGCAAGTTCGGCTGCGATCCGGAGATGGCGGTCGAGGTGCTCGACCTCGCCAAGCGCCTTCGCTTGGAGCCGTACGGCATCTCCTTCCATGTCGGCTCGCAGCAGCGCAAGGTGAAGGCGTGGGACCGTGCGCTGGCGATGGCCTCGCAGGTGTTCCGCGACTGTGCCGAGCGCGGCATCAACCTGTCCATGGTCAACATGGGCGGCGGCTTCCCGACCAAGTACCTGAAGGACGTGCCGCCGGTCGTCACCTATGGCCGGTCGATCTTCCGCGCGCTGCGCAAGCACTTCGGCAACCAGATCCCGGAGACCATCATCGAGCCGGGCCGCGGCATGGTGGGCAACGCCGGCATCATCGAATCCGAGGTCGTGCTCATCTCGAAGAAGAGCGACGAGGACGAAGTGCGCTGGGTGTACCTGGACATCGGCAAGTTCGGCGGCCTCGCCGAGACCATGGACGAGTCGATCCGGTACGCCATCCGCACCTGTCACGACGGCGCGGACATGACGCCGTGCGTGCTTGCAGGGCCGACCTGCGACAGCGCCGACGTGCTGTACGAGAAGACCCCGTATCCGCTCCCCGTGACGCTCGAGATCGGCGACAAGGTGCTGATCGAGGGCACCGGGGCCTATACGTCGACCTACTCGTCGGTGGCGTTCAACGGCATCCCGCCGCTGAAGACCTACCACATCTGA